The segment ATCACGTTAATTTTATTTCATTCAAATTACATTTTTGTCAattgatatttttgaaaatatattaaatattatttattttatagtatCTATTATTCTCCATATATAACGATCTCATCTATACAATATCATCTCTAGAAATTGGTGTGCTATATTAATGTAAGATTTCCTTCAATACCTTAATATTATAAGGTTTACAGAGTATAtggaatgaattgaaattattaaTTTTGTTATTATTTGTTAAAAACAAATTGAGTacttcttttatttcatttttttattatatttattagagAAGACTTCTACTAAAGATCATTCAGATGCCTACAACATAAACTTTGACATTAAACTAAATGTCATTTgactattttgttttattttaaaatagCCCATATCAAAATACGATTATGGTAATCACTATTATATACATATAGCAATTACTAATTACAAGATAAAACAATAGATTTAACACTCTACATACTTTTAAACAGTTATTGATAAAATGCATTCGACTCTAAATCGCTTCAGTCTACCGTGTAAAACCATAGCAGATGAGCATGAAGAGCCTTTTGTTTCAAACTCCTCTGAGTGCGCCAAATACCCACTACTGCAAACAATCAACGATTCTCACGGACTCAAACTATTTCCTCCAAACCTTGACGTTTCTCCAACGAGCTTCCATGCAAGACGAAGATTTGGTCTGAGTATACACTCCAAATTTAAAAGAATGGATGGCAGGACCTCTATCATCAACCACTAActtctcctcctcctccacaaACACGTACACTTTCCCTTCGTCTGCGTTGTGGATAACGTTGACATGAATCCACCGATCGTAAATATCAGTTGCCACCACTTGCTCATCGTAACGCTTTAGCAtcccaacataaacatgcaacatgaaCGCCGTGGCATGTTGCGTGCCGCCAAAAATCTGCATGACGCATACTCCAGTCGTCCCCTGCGGAACATAAACCTCACCCTCAAACTGCCACACCCCACTTGTATAGCCATATCCCTGCACCAATCACTTTAAATTAAACATACACAAAACAAACTGGGACAACTTACAGAAATTTTGGATGAAGATGATGTATCAAAACTAAACAACTAACCTTGATGCCGATTTCTGTTCTGGGTCTGGTTTTGCTCCCGCGAAAATGGGGTTTGTCGTTTATGTAGACCCACATTGAATGGACACCCTTAATGAAGCTGTAACGCTGGGATACCTCTTTATCATATGGTTTTTGTATTTCAAAATTTGCCTTAGTTAAGTTCTGCTGAGTAAAGCCATCAGTTGGTGACCCAGTTTGCTGTGCATATCCACTTCTTATGCAAATCAGAAGCCCACACAATAGCGCAAACATCTTCGCCATTAAGAAATTTCAAGGATTGGAATTAGAATCAATGTCTACTACATGCAATCTTCTGTTTATCTGTAGGGAGTTGCCATTCAATTGCAGTTCATAAATTTTCAAATACGCCACGCAGAGTGTGCTGGTCAAGGTATCATGGAGGTAAACGTTGCGACAAAAGATATGGACAGTCACGGGTCTATCGATTTTGGATTATAGTTACCgacaatttaataataaatttattgaTTTTGGATTTTTCTTGTTCAAAATATTCCTATTTCAATCTTAAACTAATACATGAAATAAAATTGTAGTCAATAATATAAAATATAGATTTCAATATTAT is part of the Cryptomeria japonica chromosome 10, Sugi_1.0, whole genome shotgun sequence genome and harbors:
- the LOC131039118 gene encoding citrate-binding protein-like; translation: MAKMFALLCGLLICIRSGYAQQTGSPTDGFTQQNLTKANFEIQKPYDKEVSQRYSFIKGVHSMWVYINDKPHFRGSKTRPRTEIGIKGYGYTSGVWQFEGEVYVPQGTTGVCVMQIFGGTQHATAFMLHVYVGMLKRYDEQVVATDIYDRWIHVNVIHNADEGKVYVFVEEEEKLVVDDRGPAIHSFKFGVYTQTKSSSCMEARWRNVKVWRK